The Osmia bicornis bicornis chromosome 16, iOsmBic2.1, whole genome shotgun sequence genome includes the window TCCTGTTCGTAACGCAAACCTGATTCGATAATGTTGCTACAAACTTTCACTTAATATTAAGGAAACGCATGCAATCGAAGTGATCGATCAAAAACCGGCGACACGCGCAATCACTACCGTCGTCCACGCCTCTCTCGATTCTGTATCAGTCACGATACTAGAAACTGGTATGCGAACCAATGCAGCTTTGGTCCTTACGAAACGCCTGGTGAACGTTCTgacagaagaaaataaaaattttagcGACAGGTGAACCGGCTACAACGGTTATTTTCACTTGTGCATGACAGTTTCAACCGGGGAAATTCTTAAATTAGGCTATCTTGgccaattaaataaatacttcATTTTTGAGAACTTATTTGTAtgtaatagaaatatttttttcgaTCAAAAGAATAAACTTCCTGCCTGAAGATGTCCAGAACCCATCCCATATATTCAAACAACGTCAAATATCGTCAAACAGACTCAAATCTTATAGTTTGCACGAGAACAGCGAAGACGACGTCGACCCCTCGGACCATCTAGACGACCGTCAACGCACCACCTCGGCACGACCCACCACGACTACGACCACTTCCACAACCTCAAAACCCAACAAACCATCCACAACACCTTCCTCCAATTCATATTCGCATCCTACTGGCTATCCCCAACACTTCCAGCCTCAACCTCCATTCCCTCAGGTGCATACCAGTCAGTCCAAGTCCCTGTATGACGACAAGAACGGTGGATACCATCATCAGTACATCTTCCACAACGGCGagagaaataataatcaaCAGGCGACTTCCTATCAATTGTTCAGCAACCAAGGTGTCAGTTCCACGACAGTCCAAACTCCTCAGGTGCATCAGATTAGGTTCAGTTCGACGCCAAGTCCGCAGATCATCCACAACGAGCCCTCGACCGTGGCGCCACTGTTCCATACGCCCTCCTCCACAATCCAGACGCTTCTAAGTAGCAATGGAAACAGTCCATCGTTGATAAATCCCATCTTCCATAGTCATGGGATTGTTAGTACAACGGAGCAGTTTTCTATACACAGTAATAACCCGAGGGACACGTCGGAGTACCGTGATAATGGTGAACAGAGCATCAGGCCGCTGGAGGCTGTACAGTCGACCAACAAAGGAAAGGTAATTGGGGATTTGGGGACAGCGGACTATTTTATACTAATTAGTAACGAAACAGTTAGGTTTATGGTCTGCTTCATATGTAGCTAACTGCTCCATTATGCCCAGGTTTCGAAGCTGACAATATCCCCGGTGCCCACTCCATCGGAGCCATCTCGATCAGGGCAACCGAAGAGCAGCCAGAGTTCACAGCAGCAGAGGATCTCAAGCAGCTTCCTACCAACCCCAACCACCGAAGAAACGACCGCTAGATCCTTCTACCCAACTCCGAGGTCCTCGACGAAGTCATCTGAGTCCTCACAGTCCAGCAGCGAGCAAGTCACCCAGCATATTCACGTCCTACCACCTGTGCAGATTCCCCAACTGAAACCCCATCAGATCACCATCAACCTACCCCCACCAGACATCCAAAGGATCGTGCAGAACCCTTCATCCCTGCTCCCATCTCAGTCCCGAGTGATAGTGACGGCCAAAGCTAGCGTCAGCGACGAGTCGGGCAGACCTCTGAACACGACCCAACTGGTCACTTTGCCTCTTCCAACGATTCCTGCTAGCTATGATGATTACAAAGAAGGAGACGAGTCCTTCGATCCTTTCTACAGGGATGTGCCAAAAATCAGAAACAGCAGACGAGCCTATGGAGGGTTCAGACGAGGCAGGATAGTTAAAAGATCGAAAAGGTCAGTTGGGCAGACCAAGAGTTCCATGGTGTCCTTCGTTTATGGGGGCGAAACGAACAGGCGGCATGACATCCAGACAGTAAATGCAGCTGAGAAAGAAAGGATCAAGGACAGAGTAACTGTTGAGGGTGATAATATGGACTTTAAGTCTATCAAGGAGAGTCTAATGAGGTTTAGGGATATTCTGTTTGGCGAAGAGTTCTCGGATGAAACTCTCCGTAGCATTTTCGAAGACAGTCCCTCGCAGAATAAGAGTTCTAATACAAAAGCGAAGGGTAAGAAGAAGGAGTCTTTAGAAGACTTGGAGCCTAGGGCTTCGAAGAACTTCAAAGCCAGGGAGTATGATGATGATACTGATGAGGGATCAGACAACAAGAAGAATAAGGCTAAAAGTGCTTCGAAGATAGATACCAAAATATCTGATGCTGAAGAATACATAGATATTGAGGATAATGAAGAAAGTAAGTCAAATTCAAAGAATGGTAACATAGAGGACccagaaaatgaaaaggaagaaCAGTCAGAAGTTTCTTATGATTACAATGATGAGACAGATGAAAAGGTCGAGAGTACGACAACTGAAGAACCAGAACTCGATATCATTATACTTGACCCAAATGAATACCTTAGGCTAAAATCCTCAGAACAACAGAGTACTATGAACCCTGTTGAAGAAGAATTATCAACTACAATCGTCCCTGTTCTTTCTACAAGTGAACAGTCCATTGAGTTAAAGAAGGATAGTGATTTCTTTAAAGATCCCAAGAAGCCTAAAGACCTGGATAGTACacttgaaataaataaacagcCCAAGGTGAATGAAGATGATGAAGAGAAGAAACCAGAACAAGAgatcaaaaaagaaaagccCAGGAGGAAAAGTTCTAGGATCAGATCTGGAGGAAAGGTTTCTtcacgaaaaaaagaaacgaaaagtGAGAGTGATAAACCTGTTGAATCTTCAGATGATAAGATCAGCAATCAGAAGGTAGAAACTACTACCTCAGCTGCAGACTCTGAATCAGAACAGATTGATAAGCACATTTTCGATGAACCGGAGTCTCAGACTTCGAAAGAAATCGATACCAGAGCTGTAGGTAACCATAACACTCACACGAAGAGTCTTCAGGGTGGCAAGGACCAGGATACTGGGAAGGAAAATCGAAAGGGTGATATCAACGAGTACGAGACTTTAGAGAAGCAGccaaataaattagaaaaggaTCAAGAAAAAGTTGACAAACACAAAAAGGAGGTTGAAGATGAGGAAGAGTCAACGATTTCAACGTTGGATGAAGACAAACCTGAAGAAGATGAGGAGAAGGTTGAAGAATCAAAACCAAATGACCAGTCTGAGACAACAACCGAAGAAAATACTTCTCTAGAGAAAACTGATTACAAAGAAGAATCTTCAATCGAACATGAATCTATGGAAGAAGAACTCACCACAATCTTCAGCAGCGAAGATGTTGAAGAAGGTAGTGACGAAATGGTCAAAAGTTCTCATCATGAGAAGAGTAAAAAGTTTAAAGACTCTTCACGAGAAGTTTCTTTacgtaaaaaggaaaagaaaagaaagaacgaagaggaagaagaagcagaGATGGAGTCTCAAGAGTATTCGACGATGAAGAGTGAGGAAATTGATTCTAAGGAAACGTCCATGGAGTATCACGACTCTACAGAGGCGTCTTTCGAGAGCACCCACGAGATCAATGCTGACGAAGAATATCCCGAAAGCTCCGAAGATTCAACACCTTTCTCTGAATTCAGTTCTGAAGAAATTCTAAGCTCCAGAGAAGAAGTAGCTGAAGAACCTGAGGAAGAGGAATGGGTAAGCGATCAGGAAGTAAGTACCGAAGGAGTGTTGAAGTTTACTGATGAATTacctaaagaaaagaaagaagacacGTCAGAAGGCAAGAAATCTTCAGAGTCTGTTGACAATGTTGGCCATGACTACGTAGACGACAATTACGAACCTGAAAACTACAAGGAACGAGATTCTTCAGATTCGAACAGCTTAagtaatgaaaaaatgaacaagGAGACTATGTCTGATGAGAAGTCAGAGAGTAAAACTGAAAAACCTGAAGAGAACAAAGAAGAAGTTAAGGATGAGCTCCAGAAGGATCAGGCTTCAGAAACTGAAGAACCAAAAGAATTCAGCACTGAGGAGGCAGATTTGCATACAACAACATCAACGACCACTACCACGACTagcaccaccaccaccacaaCAACTACAACTGTTCGTCCAACACCTCCCAAATTATTTAAGCCAATCTCTGCA containing:
- the LOC114871497 gene encoding serine-rich adhesin for platelets-like isoform X2; the protein is MNLALHGFLLHAFLSILNLQHGFVLCSAGEPGYLDFDNLPETNFSCQGKVIGGYYADVEAGCQMFHVCTIGQKDLVSDEIMDIKFLCLNGTVFDQETRVCERVDEVDCSKSERFYNLNLELYGNNAVTLSLHENSEDDVDPSDHLDDRQRTTSARPTTTTTTSTTSKPNKPSTTPSSNSYSHPTGYPQHFQPQPPFPQVHTSQSKSLYDDKNGGYHHQYIFHNGERNNNQQATSYQLFSNQGVSSTTVQTPQVHQIRFSSTPSPQIIHNEPSTVAPLFHTPSSTIQTLLSSNGNSPSLINPIFHSHGIVSTTEQFSIHSNNPRDTSEYRDNGEQSIRPLEAVQSTNKGKVSKLTISPVPTPSEPSRSGQPKSSQSSQQQRISSSFLPTPTTEETTARSFYPTPRSSTKSSESSQSSSEQVTQHIHVLPPVQIPQLKPHQITINLPPPDIQRIVQNPSSLLPSQSRVIVTAKASVSDESGRPLNTTQLVTLPLPTIPASYDDYKEGDESFDPFYRDVPKIRNSRRAYGGFRRGRIVKRSKRSVGQTKSSMVSFVYGGETNRRHDIQTVNAAEKERIKDRVTVEGDNMDFKSIKESLMRFRDILFGEEFSDETLRSIFEDSPSQNKSSNTKAKGKKKESLEDLEPRASKNFKAREYDDDTDEGSDNKKNKAKSASKIDTKISDAEEYIDIEDNEESKSNSKNGNIEDPENEKEEQSEVSYDYNDETDEKVESTTTEEPELDIIILDPNEYLRLKSSEQQSTMNPVEEELSTTIVPVLSTSEQSIELKKDSDFFKDPKKPKDLDSTLEINKQPKVNEDDEEKKPEQEIKKEKPRRKSSRIRSGGKVSSRKKETKSESDKPVESSDDKISNQKVETTTSAADSESEQIDKHIFDEPESQTSKEIDTRAVGNHNTHTKSLQGGKDQDTGKENRKGDINEYETLEKQPNKLEKDQEKVDKHKKEVEDEEESTISTLDEDKPEEDEEKVEESKPNDQSETTTEENTSLEKTDYKEESSIEHESMEEELTTIFSSEDVEEGSDEMVKSSHHEKSKKFKDSSREVSLRKKEKKRKNEEEEEAEMESQEYSTMKSEEIDSKETSMEYHDSTEASFESTHEINADEEYPESSEDSTPFSEFSSEEILSSREEVAEEPEEEEWVSDQEVSTEGVLKFTDELPKEKKEDTSEGKKSSESVDNVGHDYVDDNYEPENYKERDSSDSNSLSNEKMNKETMSDEKSESKTEKPEENKEEVKDELQKDQASETEEPKEFSTEEADLHTTTSTTTTTTSTTTTTTTTTVRPTPPKLFKPISARKSYNYIPPTTTPNPVIIKPRLSLLNPKPAKPPKTYNDLAPKPVIRKFPLLTRKSTTMSTTTIREEDSTEIPEMTSTEVSSTSTEVSKSEENVLESKLDPVSQPVSEPPKDHAPLKNKNDQDSSPSEQKSPTNLKKEEDEDFTPYPVARLSTMATLLEEILKDTESTTIEAENTTTAKSFTLIDVEITSTTAAPVSSTSTEADHETTTTKSVTEDEASTAPSTKSTYQEVTEASPLPETSTMPETTSTPSEEVESTTMRLLTRKMVGLRRNQGGFNCLEKEMYRFYGDNRDCRLFHYCSPGFTSRQVLDFRFVCEEGTAFDEETQSCRHNVRNKRCPDRQW
- the LOC114871497 gene encoding serine-rich adhesin for platelets-like isoform X3, with product MNLALHGFLLHAFLSILNLQHGFVLCSAGEPGYLDFDNLPETNFSCQGKVIGGYYADVEAGCQMFHVCTIGQKDEIMDIKFLCLNGTVFDQETRVCERVDEVDCSKSERFYNLNLELYGNNAVTLSLHENSEDDVDPSDHLDDRQRTTSARPTTTTTTSTTSKPNKPSTTPSSNSYSHPTGYPQHFQPQPPFPQVHTSQSKSLYDDKNGGYHHQYIFHNGERNNNQQATSYQLFSNQGVSSTTVQTPQVHQIRFSSTPSPQIIHNEPSTVAPLFHTPSSTIQTLLSSNGNSPSLINPIFHSHGIVSTTEQFSIHSNNPRDTSEYRDNGEQSIRPLEAVQSTNKGKVSKLTISPVPTPSEPSRSGQPKSSQSSQQQRISSSFLPTPTTEETTARSFYPTPRSSTKSSESSQSSSEQVTQHIHVLPPVQIPQLKPHQITINLPPPDIQRIVQNPSSLLPSQSRVIVTAKASVSDESGRPLNTTQLVTLPLPTIPASYDDYKEGDESFDPFYRDVPKIRNSRRAYGGFRRGRIVKRSKRSVGQTKSSMVSFVYGGETNRRHDIQTVNAAEKERIKDRVTVEGDNMDFKSIKESLMRFRDILFGEEFSDETLRSIFEDSPSQNKSSNTKAKGKKKESLEDLEPRASKNFKAREYDDDTDEGSDNKKNKAKSASKIDTKISDAEEYIDIEDNEESKSNSKNGNIEDPENEKEEQSEVSYDYNDETDEKVESTTTEEPELDIIILDPNEYLRLKSSEQQSTMNPVEEELSTTIVPVLSTSEQSIELKKDSDFFKDPKKPKDLDSTLEINKQPKVNEDDEEKKPEQEIKKEKPRRKSSRIRSGGKVSSRKKETKSESDKPVESSDDKISNQKVETTTSAADSESEQIDKHIFDEPESQTSKEIDTRAVGNHNTHTKSLQGGKDQDTGKENRKGDINEYETLEKQPNKLEKDQEKVDKHKKEVEDEEESTISTLDEDKPEEDEEKVEESKPNDQSETTTEENTSLEKTDYKEESSIEHESMEEELTTIFSSEDVEEGSDEMVKSSHHEKSKKFKDSSREVSLRKKEKKRKNEEEEEAEMESQEYSTMKSEEIDSKETSMEYHDSTEASFESTHEINADEEYPESSEDSTPFSEFSSEEILSSREEVAEEPEEEEWVSDQEVSTEGVLKFTDELPKEKKEDTSEGKKSSESVDNVGHDYVDDNYEPENYKERDSSDSNSLSNEKMNKETMSDEKSESKTEKPEENKEEVKDELQKDQASETEEPKEFSTEEADLHTTTSTTTTTTSTTTTTTTTTVRPTPPKLFKPISARKSYNYIPPTTTPNPVIIKPRLSLLNPKPAKPPKTYNDLAPKPVIRKFPLLTRKSTTMSTTTIREEDSTEIPEMTSTEVSSTSTEVSKSEENVLESKLDPVSQPVSEPPKDHAPLKNKNDQDSSPSEQKSPTNLKKEEDEDFTPYPVARLSTMATLLEEILKDTESTTIEAENTTTAKSFTLIDVEITSTTAAPVSSTSTEADHETTTTKSVTEDEASTAPSTKSTYQEVTEASPLPETSTMPETTSTPSEEVESTTMRLLTRKMVGLRRNQGGFNCLEKEMYRFYGDNRDCRLFHYCSPGFTSRQVLDFRFVCEEGTAFDEETQSCRHNVRNKRCPDRQW
- the LOC114871497 gene encoding mucin-4-like isoform X1, whose product is MNLALHGFLLHAFLSILNLQHGFVLCSAGEPGYLDFDNLPETNFSCQGKVIGGYYADVEAGCQMFHVCTIGQKDEIMDIKFLCLNGTVFDQETRVCERVDEVDCSKSERFYNLNLELYGNNAVTLRLKSYSLHENSEDDVDPSDHLDDRQRTTSARPTTTTTTSTTSKPNKPSTTPSSNSYSHPTGYPQHFQPQPPFPQVHTSQSKSLYDDKNGGYHHQYIFHNGERNNNQQATSYQLFSNQGVSSTTVQTPQVHQIRFSSTPSPQIIHNEPSTVAPLFHTPSSTIQTLLSSNGNSPSLINPIFHSHGIVSTTEQFSIHSNNPRDTSEYRDNGEQSIRPLEAVQSTNKGKVSKLTISPVPTPSEPSRSGQPKSSQSSQQQRISSSFLPTPTTEETTARSFYPTPRSSTKSSESSQSSSEQVTQHIHVLPPVQIPQLKPHQITINLPPPDIQRIVQNPSSLLPSQSRVIVTAKASVSDESGRPLNTTQLVTLPLPTIPASYDDYKEGDESFDPFYRDVPKIRNSRRAYGGFRRGRIVKRSKRSVGQTKSSMVSFVYGGETNRRHDIQTVNAAEKERIKDRVTVEGDNMDFKSIKESLMRFRDILFGEEFSDETLRSIFEDSPSQNKSSNTKAKGKKKESLEDLEPRASKNFKAREYDDDTDEGSDNKKNKAKSASKIDTKISDAEEYIDIEDNEESKSNSKNGNIEDPENEKEEQSEVSYDYNDETDEKVESTTTEEPELDIIILDPNEYLRLKSSEQQSTMNPVEEELSTTIVPVLSTSEQSIELKKDSDFFKDPKKPKDLDSTLEINKQPKVNEDDEEKKPEQEIKKEKPRRKSSRIRSGGKVSSRKKETKSESDKPVESSDDKISNQKVETTTSAADSESEQIDKHIFDEPESQTSKEIDTRAVGNHNTHTKSLQGGKDQDTGKENRKGDINEYETLEKQPNKLEKDQEKVDKHKKEVEDEEESTISTLDEDKPEEDEEKVEESKPNDQSETTTEENTSLEKTDYKEESSIEHESMEEELTTIFSSEDVEEGSDEMVKSSHHEKSKKFKDSSREVSLRKKEKKRKNEEEEEAEMESQEYSTMKSEEIDSKETSMEYHDSTEASFESTHEINADEEYPESSEDSTPFSEFSSEEILSSREEVAEEPEEEEWVSDQEVSTEGVLKFTDELPKEKKEDTSEGKKSSESVDNVGHDYVDDNYEPENYKERDSSDSNSLSNEKMNKETMSDEKSESKTEKPEENKEEVKDELQKDQASETEEPKEFSTEEADLHTTTSTTTTTTSTTTTTTTTTVRPTPPKLFKPISARKSYNYIPPTTTPNPVIIKPRLSLLNPKPAKPPKTYNDLAPKPVIRKFPLLTRKSTTMSTTTIREEDSTEIPEMTSTEVSSTSTEVSKSEENVLESKLDPVSQPVSEPPKDHAPLKNKNDQDSSPSEQKSPTNLKKEEDEDFTPYPVARLSTMATLLEEILKDTESTTIEAENTTTAKSFTLIDVEITSTTAAPVSSTSTEADHETTTTKSVTEDEASTAPSTKSTYQEVTEASPLPETSTMPETTSTPSEEVESTTMRLLTRKMVGLRRNQGGFNCLEKEMYRFYGDNRDCRLFHYCSPGFTSRQVLDFRFVCEEGTAFDEETQSCRHNVRNKRCPDRQW